Below is a genomic region from Flexibacter flexilis DSM 6793.
GCGCCACTTACTGTTACCGCAACACCAAGTGCGACAGCAGTTCGATTTGACTGGCCATCTTACACCACCAATACCTACATGTACCAAATCCATTACCGAGTACAGGGTACAAGTACTTGGTACGGCTATCAATCTACAGGTTATGGAGCGCCAACTTTGGCTGCCCGCGTAACGGGTCTTACCCCAAATACTACTTATGAATGGCGTGTTCGTAATGCTTGTTTGCCAGTGGCGGAAGATTGGAACGAATGGTCTTCTATCAGTACGTTTACGACAGGTGCTGCGCGTTTGGGTCAGGAGCTAGCACAATTAAGTGTTTATCCAAATCCAACGACGGGTCTAGTTAATGTAGCAGGCTTGAGTGGTGCTGTGAACTATGTTGTTTACAATAGTGTAGGCAAACAAGTGCTGTCAGGCGAGCAAGTAGTAAGTCAAGAAGCCGTGTTACAATTAGATTTGAGTGCGTATCCACAAGGCGCATACATTTTGAAAGTAATGTCTGCGGAAGGGGTCGCTACTCGACAAATGATTTTGACTGGTAAATAATATATTCTAAATTTCATTCAAAAGCCTTCCTTCTCAACAATTTGAAGGAAGGCTTTTTTATAAACAGCCCAAAATATTACGCCGAAACTCAATACTTCTACTGAAATATTGGACTTTTTTCTACCATTTCTAAACAAAAGATTATATATTTCGGCGATTGCATATTTCAAATAACGATGTTTTTTTGCTATGATTAAAAAATTTACATTTCTACTTCTTTCCTTTTGGTTGGCAACACATACCCTCTATGCACAAATTGGCGATGGCCCTGCAAGAAAAAAATTAGACAAAGCCATTCAGGACATGAATTTGGCCAGATACGAGCAAGCAGCCGCTTCTTTTACCGAATTATACAAGCAGTACCCTACCGATACGCTTGTCAATTATGGTTTGGGATATTGCTATGCCCAATCAAGCAACCCCAACGAACAAGTAAAAGGGATTCCTTATTTTGAATTTGCATTACCAAGCCGCAGCGAAGACATTCCCACAACGCTCCCCCGCGACCTTGCGCAGCTTTATCACAAAGCGTATCGCTTTGAAGAGGCTATAAATCTTTATACCAAATACAAAAATATCTTACCTAAAAACTCGGCGGAACTAAAAACCATTTACCGCCAAGTAGAAATGTGTCGTAGTGGTGTGGTATTGATGAAAAAACCATTGGAGGTTGTTATCCAAAATATGGGTTCTGAAATCAACACTAAGTACACAGAATACAGCCCTATCATCAATGGCGAAGAAGATTTGTTGATTTATACAACTTTGCGTCCTATCAACGTTATTGACCCAAAATCTGGCGAAAGTCGAGAAGCTGAATGTATTTTATATGCACGCAAAGAGAGCGGCAGTACAACTTGGACAAGCCCCAAACGCTTAGAAGGTTGTGATTATAATGTTGCTTCTGTGGCACTTACGCCCGATGCACAAAAAATCATTTTGTTTGTAGGCGCGACCAACGGCGGTGGAGACCTCTATATCGGCGACATTGACGACAATAAAGTAGTGAACTTGCGTGCCTTTGAATCTAAAATTAATTCGGCTGGCCTAGAAAACAGCGGCAGTCTTAGCTCAGATGAGCAAGTTTTGTATTTCTCAAGTAATCGTGCTGGCGGCTTCGGCGGACAAGATCTTTACAAAATAGAAAAAGACAAAAATGGTCGTTGGGCAAATCCCATAAACTTAGGCGCAGAAGTAAACACCAAGTACGACGAAGAAGCTCCATTTATTCACCCAGACAAAAAAACATTGTATTTCCATTCGAGCGGCCACAACTCAATGGGCAATGACGATATTTTCAAAACCATTATGGTCAATGGCAAATTCACGAAGCCAACCAATATGGGCTATCCCATCAATAGCACTTACAACGACAATTTCTTTGTAGTGTCGCCCGACGGCAAAAAAGGCTATTTCTCTTCCGACCGCCCAGGCGGATTTGGCGGCCAAGACATTTATTTCTTGGGTATTCCTGAAGAACAAGACGTAGTTCCGCTGACACTCGTTAAAGGTCGCGTGTTGGCTGGCGACTCGCTCAAGCCCGTTCCGACCAAAATCAAAGTAATTGACAAAGCAACCAAGCAATTGGTAAAAGGGGTTTATCACCCAGACCGCAAAACAGGTAACTACTTGATTATCTTCCCTCCTGGCAAAAATTATGATATGATCGTGGAAGCAAAAGGTTATGTACCACACACGATTAACATCAATATTCCAGACCAAACGTATTTCCATGAGCTTTACCAACAAATCCACTTAAAACCTGTAAAACAGTTTGATGTGGTGGTAGGTCAGCAAGTTACCGTACAAAACGCCTTCAAAGACGTAAATCCAAACGGCGGTTCGGAGAAAATCAAGGTTACGCCGCGCATGGCTAACGAAGCGATGTTGGTGCGCGATAGCTTAGATGTGTACGATTTGATGGACAACGTAATTGCAGCCAGCGATAGCACTGCATTTGAATATCTTTTGGATTTGATGTTTAAAGTAAATCCTTTGGATAAAGTGAATTTCAAAGATTCGGCCATTGCCGAGCCGCCCGTTACGGCTACATTTTTCTTTGACGAAAAAGACAAGCTCGTGCCAATGATCGTAGGCAACGACACGATTTATACAGCCCCTGTCCTTTATACTGACTCGGCAGATTTGCACAAAAATCGCCCTGTAATGTTGGAAGGCAAACAACCTGAAGCAGCTGTTTACAAGGCCGTTACACGCATTTACTTCGATTCGGATAAAGCTGATTTGAAAGCCGAATATTATGCTGCTTTGGATAAAGTAATTGCGCAGTTGAAAGAATATCCGAGCGTAGCCGTAGAAGTAGATGGTTATGCGGATTCAGACGGCAATAAAGATTACAACCTTAAATTATCGAATCGCCGTGCCAAAGAAGTGCTAAAATACATGACAGGCAAAGGCGTTTTGCGCCGTAGAGTGGTAGCCAAAGGCTTTGGACAATTGCTCCGCGAAGGCAAAATCAAGTCTGATACCGACAAACAAAAAGACCGTAAAGTGGAAATTAAAATCGTAAAAGCACCGCAACACAACGGCAAATAAAACAACTTCAATACAACAATAAAAATCCCCCAACAATACTGATTTGCTGGGGGATTTTTTTATTGTTTTTTTAACTAAAATGGCTGTTATTCAAAACGTAAGTGCTTCACAGACTCGCCCGAATTAGCTAATTCTTTCAACGAATCAATGCCAATTTCTAAGTGTTTTTGCACAAAACCAGAAGTTACTTTTTTGTCGCTTTCCGATGTTTTTACGCCTTCTGGAATCATTGGATTATCCGATACCAAAAGCAATGCACCGTGTGGAATTTCGTTAATAAAACCAACCACAAAAATTGTAGCCGTTTCCATATCAATACCCATCGCACGAATTTCGCGCAAATAATCTTTGAATTTTTCGTCGTGTTCCCATACGCGGCGGTTGGTGGTATAAACCGTACCTGTCCAGTAGTCTAATTCGTGTTTTTTAATCATAGACGACACGGCGCGTTGCAAACGGAACGAAGGCAAAGCAGGAATTTCGGGCGGCAAATAATCGTTGCTTGTACCATCGCCGCGAATCGCTGCAATCGGCAAAATCAAGTCTCCAATTTGTGTTTTGCGTTTCAAACCACCGCATTTACCCAAAAACAATACTGCTTTAGGCTTAATGGCACTGAGCAAATCCATAACCGTTGCGGCCATCGGGCTACCCATACCAAAGTTAATGATGGTTATGTTTTGAGCGGTAGCTGCTTGCATTGCCTTATCTTTACCCGTGATACTCACGCCAAATTTCTCGGCGAATAGCTCCACATAATTTCCAAAGTTGGTAAGTAAAATATATTCGCCAAACTCGTCGAGTGCCATACCCGTATAACGCGGCAACCAGTTTTCTACAATTTCGTCTTTTGTCTTCATCTCAAATATGAGTTTTAAATTAAAATGATTTTTGGTGTATTCAGTGTCGCAATTACAACAATTTTCACCAAAAAATAAAAATATATATTGGTTTTAAAATTAAATTTCTATGTACTCTCGGTTAAAAAAAAGGTGCTAAATCTTTTGATTTCAGCACCTTTTTTATTTTAAATTTTAGTTGGCTACTTCCGACAAGAAATGTATTCGCATCAGCCTTAATTCTTCTTCTGAGTATTCGCTCCCCAGTTCATCCATGGCTACTTTCATGCTGTCGGTTTCGGCATTCATGAAATAATCAAAAATTTCGTCTTGACGTTCTTCGTCCAAAATCTGGTCGATGTAGTAGCTCAAATCAAGGCGCGTTCCCGAATAACAAATATGTTCAATCTCTTCGATAAGTTCGGGCATAGACATATTCTGAAACTCGGCAATTTCTTCCAAATCCACCTGTCGGTCAATCTGTTGAATCACAAAAATCTTGGTTTTGGACTTGTTCACCGCCGACTTTATCACTACTTCCGAAGCCGTTTCGATGTCGTTTTCTTCGATGTATTTTTGAATCAGGTCAATAAATGGCTTGCCAAATTTGTTCACTTTGCCCATTCCCACGCCATTGACTTGGCTCAAATCCTGCGCCGTAATCGGGTACGTGGTGGCCATTTCTTCCAAAGATGGGTCTTGGAAAATCACGTAAGGCGGCAAATTTTTCTCTTTGGCTACGCGCTTACGCAAGTTTTTGAGCATCTCAAATAAGGCTTCGTCGTAAGACTTGGCCGCCAAATTATTGCGGTCTTCCTCTACTTCTTCCTCCATTTCTTCGTCCGAGTACTCGTGGTCTTTGGAAAGTGTTACCATGTACGGCGCGGCCAAATACGCACGACCTTTGTCCGAAAGTCTCAATATTCCGTAATTGTCGATGTCTTTTTCCAGAAAATCATACAACATCACTTGGCGCAGCAACGAATACCAGTATTTTGTCTCATGTTCTGCACCTTTGCCAAAAATCGGCAATTGGTTGTGATTGTAGCTTTTCACGTAGTCATTTTCAGTACCTGTCAGTACGTCGCACAAGTGGTCAATACCAAAGCGTTCGTCGGTTTGCACAACGGCATTGAGTGCCATTACCACTTCATCTTCTACCGTGTATTTCTCTTTGGGTTTAAGGCAGTTATCGCAAAAACCACAATCTTTGTCGAGCATTTCCCCAAAATAATGCAGCAATTGGCGGCGACGACAAACCGAAGAGTCTGCATAATCAGCCATTTCTTGCAACAAATTGCGGGCGTTGTCGCGCTCTGTTACGGATTTATCTTTATTGAATTTTTCTAATTTTAGGATGTCGTCGTAGCTGTAAAACATGATACAAGTACCTTCCAGCCCATCGCGACCCGCACGACCCGTTTCTTGATAATAACCTTCCAACGATTTTGGCGCGTCGTAGTGAATCACAAAACGCACATCGGGCTTATCAATGCCCATTCCGAAAGCGATAGTAGCCACAATTACCTCGGCTTGCTCGTTAAGGAACGAATCTTGATTGTTCATGCGCACGGACGCGTCCAAACCCGCATGATATGGCAAAGCTCTTACATCGTTCACGCGCAAAAGTTCAGCGATTTCTTCTACTTTTTTGCGGCTCAAACAATACACAATGCCTGATTTGCCTTTGTTGGCTTTCACGAACTTGATAAGCTGCTTTTTGCTATTGACTTTGGGGCGAACCTCGTAAAGTAAATTCTTGCGGTTGAACGATGACTTAAACACTGCCGCCTCTTCCATCTGCAAGTTTTTCTGAATATCAATTTGCACTTTGGGCGTAGCCGTTGCGGTAAGGGCTACGACAGGCAAATTACCGAGCATGTCCACGATATTTTTGATTTTGCGGTATTCGGGGCGGAAATCGTGTCCCCATTCCGAAATACAGTGCGCCTCGTCGATGGCCACCAGCGAAATATTCGCTTTCTGCAAAAAGGCAATATTTTCTTCTTTAGTAAGTGACTCAGGGGCAACATACAGCAGCTTTACTTCTCCGCTCAACACTTCTTTTTTTACCTTGTTCATCTCGCCTTTAGAAAGCGTAGAGTTCAGGAATTGAGCGTTTACACCAACGGCATTGAGTTGGTCAACCTGATTTTTCATCAGCGCAATAAGCGGCGAAATGACAATGGCCGTCCCCGTACACATGAGCGCAGGCAATTGATAACAAAGCGACTTGCCAGCCCCAGTGGGCATTATCACAAAAGTATTTCTTCCCTCTAAAATATGTTTGATAATGGCTTCTTGCTCGCCACGAAACTGATTATAACCAAATACTTCACGTAATTTGTTTTTTAGTCGTTCGGTGGTGATGGGTTCTTCTAATATCATTGTGAACTAATAGATGTCGTTGATTAAAAAAACGGTTGTTAGCTGTATATTTTGTGTAAATTTACGCCCAAGAATAGGTTTCGGCCAAATCCGATTTGAAAATTTCATTACATATACTTTGCTGACGGTGCGTTATGTTTTGTAGTTTTCCTTGTGGTTTTCTGTAATGAACCAAAGATAATAAATTACTCGACAAAAAATACTATTACTTGTATATAAAATCTTACTTACGAAACAATTTGTTCCCCCTAACTCATTCTAACATTGAAACTACAAATAAATATTCACAAGATTGCAACAAATGTTTTAAAAAAAGAAGCAGAAGCCGTGTTGCAATTAGCATCTTTGCTTCAAGACAGTGATTTTGAGGCTTGTGTCGAAGCTATTTTGGATTGTGCGGGGCGAGTTGTCATTACAGGAATTGGCAAAAGTGCCATTATCGCCCAAAAAATCGTTGCAACCCTCAATTCTACGGGTACTCCTGCCCTTTTCATGCACGCTGCCGACGCTATTCACGGCGATTTGGGCATGATTCAGGCCAATGATTTTGTCATTGCCATTTCCAAAAGCGGCAATACACCCGAAATCAAAATGTTAGTGCCTTTGCTCAAACGCACAGGCGTACAAATGGCGGCGTTGGTAGGCAACAAAAATTCTTATTTGGCACAACAATCTGACTTTATTTTGGATGCCAGCGTAGATTCTGAAGCTTGCCCGCTCAATCTTGCCCCCACGACCAGCACAACCACCGCTTTAGCATTAGGCGATGCCTTAGCGGTTTGTTTGTTGGAGGCTCGCAACTTCACCAGCGAAGATTTTGCACGTTATCACCCAGGCGGAACGCTTGGCAAACGCCTGTATTTGCGCGTGGCCGACCTTTTTGGGCAGCATGATTTGCCGACCGTAAACCCACAGGCCACTGTTTCAGAAATCATTATGGAAATAACGTCCAAACGTTTGGGCGCGACAGCGGTCGTGGATACGGACAGTAAATTGTTGGGAATTATTACCGATGGCGACATTCGTCGTATGCTCAACAGACATACTGACCTTTCGGGAATTAAGGCAACCGACCTAATGAACACGACTCCCAAAACCATCGAAGCCGATGAGTACGCCGTGAAAGCCTTAGAACAAATGCAACATTACAACATTACGCAGTTGGTGGTGTTGCGAGACGGGCAACTGGCTGGATTTGTGCATTTGCACGACCTTTTGCGCGAAGGTTTGGTCTAAATATTTTATTGATTAAAACTCAAAAATCCCTCCTCATTGCTACGATGGGGAGGGATTTTTTATTGGTAATGAACTATCAATTATTTATTAAACAGGTCTGTGAGTTCTTGTTGAATATCAACGCCTTTGTTGTGGTTGTACCACATCTGTATTTCTGTTTTGACGCGTTCGAAATCGGCATTTTCGGCTTTGAGTGCGTCGTAAACGACTTGGCAAGCGGCAGGACGTGGCCCCCATGTCGTTAGATCGTGGCCGTGCGCATCCTTAACGATGAGTTTTGGAATTGCTTTGCCGCCGCGCGTAAGATAATCGTTGATGCGGAACGGCTCGGCATCGCGCAACTCATAAGTAACCGCAATCAATGGGTTTTGTTGGCTGGCCAAATGCAAAAACGGAACGCAATGCGCCGCATCGCCGCACCATGGTTCGGTAATAATAATCCAGTGTTGCGGGGTTTTGATGTTGTGTAAGGCCGCTTTGAGCGCGTCGGTGAGGTGCGCGGTCTTGAGCCAGCGCGTCATGCGTGCCCAATTCAGGCGTGTATAGTCGATGTATTCGGGTTTGTCGTAAGGAGCGGCTTGCTCTTCGTTGTGTTTGTTAATAATGGTTTCGAAATACTGGCAATACTGCTCGAATGTCATGGTTTTGATGTTTTGGGATTGATTATTGGCATCAAAAATACGTTTTTACAGAGAAAAGTTCAATGAAATACACAACAATGCGTATTTACTAAGGCATTGTGCCCGATACTTATGCCATTGCGCCCGATTCTTATGCCATTGCGCCCGATTCTTATGCCATTGCGCCAGATTCTTATGCCGTTGCGCCAGATTCTTATGCCGTTGCGCCAGATTCTTATGCCGTTGCGCCCAATTCTTATGCCGTTGCGCCCGATACTCATGCCGTTGCGCCCGATACTCATGCCGTTGCGCTAGATTTTCATGCCGTTGCGCTAGATTTTCATGCCGTTGCGCTAGATTTTCATGCCGTTGCGCTAGATTTTCATGCCGTTGCGCTAGATTTTCATGCCGTTATGCTAGATTTTCATGCCGTTATGCTAGATTTTCATGCCGTTATGCTAGATTTTCATGCCGTTATGCTAGATTTTCATGCCGTTATGCTAGATTTTCATGCCGTTATGCTAGATTTTCATGCCGTTATGCTAGATTTTCATGCCGTTATGCTAGATTTTCATGCCGTTATGCTAGATAATTTATAAAGAAGTACGCAGTAATATCGCTTTGGTAAAAGAGAAATAAAGAGATAATGAACAAAACTATTTAGTAAGTGTTTTATGTTGGTGCGTTAATCCCATCAAGAGGCCATGATAGAAGCTCTTTTTCTTAATATATCTCGTCATATATCCAGTTCGCCAGCTGATATAAAGCAATTTTGTGATTTGTTTAGCTTTCAACAAATTCATAAAAAAGAATTTCTATTACGAAAAGGCGAAGTATGCAAGTTTGAAGCCTTTGTAACTAAAGGGCTTTTTAAAGTATATCATATTGATGCCAAAGGAACGGAACAGATTCTATATTTTGGTATGGAAGACTGGTGGATTACGGATATAGACAGTTTTATGAATCAAGAACCATCGCGATTGTTTATAGAAGCCATTGAAGATAGCGAAATATGGCTTATTAGTAAAAAAGATAAAGATTTTGCGTACGAACATTATCCAATAGTAGAAAAACTTTTTAGGATAATGACACAAAAGACACACACTGCGTTGCAACGGCGCGTCATTGATAACATGAGCAAGACAGCAGAACAACGTTATTGGGAATTTATGGAAAAATATCCTTCTCTTGGTCAAAGACTTACCAACATACAAATCGCAGCTTATCTGGGAATAAGTCATGAGTTTTTGAGTAAAATAAGGCGGAAAGCGGCACGGCCTCGACCGAATAGTTAAATGCTGATGCTGTTTGTTTTTGGGGAGATATACCATTTATTGAACTTGTTCAATTTTTGTACAAGTAGATATGTAGAGTTTTGTACCATTGATTTAAATAAAAAAAGAATGCAAAAGAACACAGATTTAGGATTGTTAGTGCTGCGTATCAGCTTGGGAGGCTTGATGTTGTTTCATGGCGTAGCGAAAGTACTTCATGGTATTTCGTTTCTGACCGAAACGATGGGTTTGTTTGGTTATGCGGTGTATATCGGTGAAGTAATTGCGCCGTTGGCGATATTGTTGGGCTGGAGAAGCCGTATAGCGAGCGTGTTTTTTGGGATTACGTGCGTGGTCGCCATTGGCATGGTGCATAGCAAGGAATTATTTAGCATTAGCGAACATGGAGGCTATGCGAATGAATTATTGATGCTTTATTTGTTGGGTTCGGTAACGTTGTTTTTTACGGGAGCGGGCAAATATTCGGTATCATCAAGTAATAATTGGGACTAAATACGTTTGAAGGCTGATAGGATTATGACAAATTTAGCCATTATACGAAGTACTTACGAAGGGGCAAGCGCGTCGGAACAAGGTGCAGCCCTTTCGGCTCATTCGGCGGAAGATATTCGTTGGACAGAAGCAGCAGGGTTTCCGTATGCGGGGACGTATGTGGGTTTGTCCTCGGTGCAAGCCCATGTATTTAGCCGCTTGGATAGCGACTGGCAAGACTTTCGTTTTGAAGTGGAGACTTATGTGTCCAGTGAAGATAAAGTAGTTGCCATCGGGACGTATAAAGGTACTTACAAGGCGACCAATGTTTCTTTTTCGGCTCGTGCTACCCATGTTTGGCAGTTGAGAGACGGTAAGATTAGGGCGTTTGAACAATTTGTTGACAGTAAGTCTGTGGTAGATGCCATGCAGTAATATGAAATATGTTTTATGGATAAGTCTTTTGTGTTGTTGGGGGCTTTATGGCGTAACCTGCAAGGCACAAAAGCGTAATAGTTTACCAAAAAGAATGAAAGTAATTTATGTGATGGACCCTTTGTGCGGTTGGTGTTATGGTAATGAAGATAACGTCTTAAAACTGTATGAAAAATATAAAAGTACGGTTGATTTTGAAGTAATTCCTGGTGGTATGTGGGCGGGAGATAATGTACGGAAACAATCTCCACAGATGGTTAATTACTTTATGCGCCATGATGAGGCAATTGCGAAAAAAACAGGCGCAACGTTTGGAACAGCCTACATGGAATTGCTGAAAAAAGAACTCGTCTTGGATAGTGAAATACCGTCAAGAGCCATTGTTGCGGTGCAAAAAATAGCTCCAGCGCAAAGTATTCCTTTTATGGTAGCTGTTCAAAAGGCACGTTATTATAATGGAAAAGATTTGAATTTGACAGCTACTTATCTTCCGCTTTGTGATGGCTTAGGGATTTCGCAAGCAGCGTTTTTAGAGGCCTTTGGTTCGGAAGCAGTACGCCAAAGTACGCTTCAAACCTTTAGGAAAGCGACGCAATATGCGCAGGCTTACCCGACAATGCTCGTAGAAAAGAATGGGGCACTCACTGTTATAGAACAAGGTTATGCACCACTGAATACGTTGGAAGAAAGTATTGATGCTTTAAAAAAATAACTAATTATCTTTTCTAATTAAACCTTACAACATGAAAAAAATATTAGTAAGCTTCGCTGTGGCGGGGTTGTTTGCGGCGTGCCAGCCGAAGCATGAAGGGCAAACAAGTACGGCCAGTACAAGCGTTTCGGATTCTGTCGGGCAAGGGGAAGACTACCGTTTAGTTGGAAAGAATGCCGTATTGGAGTATCCGACATTTAAGGCGGAAGTATCGTATCTGACGGATAGCACGTTGCACTGGAAAACGACTTCTTCTGATGGGAAAGTAGAAGAAGGCACAGAGCAAGTATTTTTGAAAAAGCTCAACGAACATCAGTACTTTTTGAATTGGATAGAGGAAACAGGCTTTACGGTGAGTCAGGTAATTGATGTAAAAGCAGGCCAAGTAACGGCATTTGGGTCATTTGCCGACGCACAAAGCCCAAGAGGGCAAAGAAGTAGCGTGAACCTCGAAGGCCATTTTAGATTTGTTAAATAAGCATCAGCACAATTTTAACCAGTTTACCTTCCTTTTACTAATCCATAAAAAAACGCTTCCTCAATCGAAGAAGCGTTTTTCATTTTCAATACAATTCAAATCTAGACTATTTATTTAATTTATTGTTTTACGACCAAACGTTGTACTTCCGTATTTCCGTTTTGGTCTGTGATGGACAAAGTATAAATCCCTGTTGGGTAATCTTTGGCCAAGAATAAGACGGTTTTGCTTGCGGAAACTGGCTCTACCCACAAATCGCGATGCAAATGCTCTTTGCCCAAAATGTCTGTTACTTTCACTACCACTTGTTGGCCTTCGTAAGTGGACAAGTCGCCAAGTACCTCGTCGGCTATGTCAGCGGGATTGGGGAATACAGCCCATTGCAAACTAACAGGGTGATGCAACAAATGAACCGCCGCTAAAGGGCTGTAATGGAATTGGCCATCAAAATCCACTTGTTTGAGGCGATAATACGAGGTTTGTCCCGTATAAGGTTGGTGGTCTGTAAGGCCATAATGCAAGAGCGTTTTGCTATTGCCTGCGCCTTTGACGGAGGCCACGTACTCAAAGTTTTTGCCGTCTGCACTGCGTTCTACTACAAAATGGCTGTTATTCATCTCGGCGGCGGTTTGCCAGATGAGTTGTACGGTATGGTTGTCTTGTGCCACCGCATCAAAACTCAACAAGGTAACAGGCAAAGGGACTGCGCCCATGTCAATGCCCGCGGTAAAGTCGCTAAAGGAAGTAACTGACGACCAAGTACATGATTTGGCAGCAAGCGTATGCGTTCCGCCCGAAGTCCAAAGGCCTCCCGAATACTTGTAAGGCTTGAACAAAGAATTTGTATTGTCGCCTACGGCTTCTTCCATATACCCATAATAATACGATACATTATAATTGACAAGTCCCGAAATATTGTGGGGTTCGAGCGTCCAATAACGCATTAGATACGAAGAAGTTGCGCCGCGTTGTGCGTGCGGTTGGTCTGTAACGCGGACAGAAACAAAGGACTGATTGAGCGTACCTGAATTGAGTCGGAAGTTAAACGGCGTAAAATAAGCCGCATCACCTACGGGGAAAGCCATTGGAGCACCTGATGTAGTCAGTCGGCGTTTGAGTGCGCCCGTACCATCCGTTACTACATAACTGCTGGCATTGCCACCGCT
It encodes:
- a CDS encoding Crp/Fnr family transcriptional regulator — translated: MIEALFLNISRHISSSPADIKQFCDLFSFQQIHKKEFLLRKGEVCKFEAFVTKGLFKVYHIDAKGTEQILYFGMEDWWITDIDSFMNQEPSRLFIEAIEDSEIWLISKKDKDFAYEHYPIVEKLFRIMTQKTHTALQRRVIDNMSKTAEQRYWEFMEKYPSLGQRLTNIQIAAYLGISHEFLSKIRRKAARPRPNS
- a CDS encoding DoxX family protein → MQKNTDLGLLVLRISLGGLMLFHGVAKVLHGISFLTETMGLFGYAVYIGEVIAPLAILLGWRSRIASVFFGITCVVAIGMVHSKELFSISEHGGYANELLMLYLLGSVTLFFTGAGKYSVSSSNNWD
- a CDS encoding T9SS type A sorting domain-containing protein; the encoded protein is APLTVTATPSATAVRFDWPSYTTNTYMYQIHYRVQGTSTWYGYQSTGYGAPTLAARVTGLTPNTTYEWRVRNACLPVAEDWNEWSSISTFTTGAARLGQELAQLSVYPNPTTGLVNVAGLSGAVNYVVYNSVGKQVLSGEQVVSQEAVLQLDLSAYPQGAYILKVMSAEGVATRQMILTGK
- a CDS encoding KpsF/GutQ family sugar-phosphate isomerase, yielding MKLQINIHKIATNVLKKEAEAVLQLASLLQDSDFEACVEAILDCAGRVVITGIGKSAIIAQKIVATLNSTGTPALFMHAADAIHGDLGMIQANDFVIAISKSGNTPEIKMLVPLLKRTGVQMAALVGNKNSYLAQQSDFILDASVDSEACPLNLAPTTSTTTALALGDALAVCLLEARNFTSEDFARYHPGGTLGKRLYLRVADLFGQHDLPTVNPQATVSEIIMEITSKRLGATAVVDTDSKLLGIITDGDIRRMLNRHTDLSGIKATDLMNTTPKTIEADEYAVKALEQMQHYNITQLVVLRDGQLAGFVHLHDLLREGLV
- a CDS encoding AMP nucleosidase — translated: MKTKDEIVENWLPRYTGMALDEFGEYILLTNFGNYVELFAEKFGVSITGKDKAMQAATAQNITIINFGMGSPMAATVMDLLSAIKPKAVLFLGKCGGLKRKTQIGDLILPIAAIRGDGTSNDYLPPEIPALPSFRLQRAVSSMIKKHELDYWTGTVYTTNRRVWEHDEKFKDYLREIRAMGIDMETATIFVVGFINEIPHGALLLVSDNPMIPEGVKTSESDKKVTSGFVQKHLEIGIDSLKELANSGESVKHLRFE
- the recQ gene encoding DNA helicase RecQ produces the protein MILEEPITTERLKNKLREVFGYNQFRGEQEAIIKHILEGRNTFVIMPTGAGKSLCYQLPALMCTGTAIVISPLIALMKNQVDQLNAVGVNAQFLNSTLSKGEMNKVKKEVLSGEVKLLYVAPESLTKEENIAFLQKANISLVAIDEAHCISEWGHDFRPEYRKIKNIVDMLGNLPVVALTATATPKVQIDIQKNLQMEEAAVFKSSFNRKNLLYEVRPKVNSKKQLIKFVKANKGKSGIVYCLSRKKVEEIAELLRVNDVRALPYHAGLDASVRMNNQDSFLNEQAEVIVATIAFGMGIDKPDVRFVIHYDAPKSLEGYYQETGRAGRDGLEGTCIMFYSYDDILKLEKFNKDKSVTERDNARNLLQEMADYADSSVCRRRQLLHYFGEMLDKDCGFCDNCLKPKEKYTVEDEVVMALNAVVQTDERFGIDHLCDVLTGTENDYVKSYNHNQLPIFGKGAEHETKYWYSLLRQVMLYDFLEKDIDNYGILRLSDKGRAYLAAPYMVTLSKDHEYSDEEMEEEVEEDRNNLAAKSYDEALFEMLKNLRKRVAKEKNLPPYVIFQDPSLEEMATTYPITAQDLSQVNGVGMGKVNKFGKPFIDLIQKYIEENDIETASEVVIKSAVNKSKTKIFVIQQIDRQVDLEEIAEFQNMSMPELIEEIEHICYSGTRLDLSYYIDQILDEERQDEIFDYFMNAETDSMKVAMDELGSEYSEEELRLMRIHFLSEVAN
- a CDS encoding OmpA family protein codes for the protein MIKKFTFLLLSFWLATHTLYAQIGDGPARKKLDKAIQDMNLARYEQAAASFTELYKQYPTDTLVNYGLGYCYAQSSNPNEQVKGIPYFEFALPSRSEDIPTTLPRDLAQLYHKAYRFEEAINLYTKYKNILPKNSAELKTIYRQVEMCRSGVVLMKKPLEVVIQNMGSEINTKYTEYSPIINGEEDLLIYTTLRPINVIDPKSGESREAECILYARKESGSTTWTSPKRLEGCDYNVASVALTPDAQKIILFVGATNGGGDLYIGDIDDNKVVNLRAFESKINSAGLENSGSLSSDEQVLYFSSNRAGGFGGQDLYKIEKDKNGRWANPINLGAEVNTKYDEEAPFIHPDKKTLYFHSSGHNSMGNDDIFKTIMVNGKFTKPTNMGYPINSTYNDNFFVVSPDGKKGYFSSDRPGGFGGQDIYFLGIPEEQDVVPLTLVKGRVLAGDSLKPVPTKIKVIDKATKQLVKGVYHPDRKTGNYLIIFPPGKNYDMIVEAKGYVPHTININIPDQTYFHELYQQIHLKPVKQFDVVVGQQVTVQNAFKDVNPNGGSEKIKVTPRMANEAMLVRDSLDVYDLMDNVIAASDSTAFEYLLDLMFKVNPLDKVNFKDSAIAEPPVTATFFFDEKDKLVPMIVGNDTIYTAPVLYTDSADLHKNRPVMLEGKQPEAAVYKAVTRIYFDSDKADLKAEYYAALDKVIAQLKEYPSVAVEVDGYADSDGNKDYNLKLSNRRAKEVLKYMTGKGVLRRRVVAKGFGQLLREGKIKSDTDKQKDRKVEIKIVKAPQHNGK
- a CDS encoding thioredoxin family protein codes for the protein MTFEQYCQYFETIINKHNEEQAAPYDKPEYIDYTRLNWARMTRWLKTAHLTDALKAALHNIKTPQHWIIITEPWCGDAAHCVPFLHLASQQNPLIAVTYELRDAEPFRINDYLTRGGKAIPKLIVKDAHGHDLTTWGPRPAACQVVYDALKAENADFERVKTEIQMWYNHNKGVDIQQELTDLFNK